The following coding sequences lie in one Deltaproteobacteria bacterium genomic window:
- a CDS encoding Uma2 family endonuclease, with protein sequence MQTQSETTLPVVPHPSRPEANQCVILKGVSWETYERLLTEHTESSGTHFTYDRGRLEIMVLSAEHETLKHVLEELVEILAEELNIDVRGFGSTTFRRADLDRGFEPDACFYIQREAQVRGKREIRLSVDPPPDLVIEIDIFHPSLNKLPLFATLEIPEVWRYDDERVIILKLTGEGYEEMEESTALPGVTSEALSQFVKENSQMQPTVWRRNVREWARKNLVKAS encoded by the coding sequence ATGCAGACACAAAGTGAAACAACTCTCCCTGTCGTACCTCACCCGTCCCGACCGGAGGCCAATCAGTGTGTCATTCTGAAAGGCGTCAGTTGGGAGACGTATGAGCGTTTACTTACTGAACATACTGAGAGTAGCGGTACTCACTTCACCTACGACCGGGGGAGGCTGGAAATTATGGTCCTCTCTGCTGAACACGAGACACTCAAACACGTGCTAGAGGAGTTAGTGGAAATTCTCGCTGAAGAACTCAACATTGATGTGCGAGGATTTGGTTCGACCACGTTTCGACGAGCAGACCTGGACCGGGGTTTTGAGCCGGACGCTTGTTTCTACATTCAGCGGGAAGCTCAGGTGAGAGGAAAACGCGAGATTCGTCTTTCCGTTGACCCGCCACCAGATTTGGTCATTGAGATCGACATCTTTCATCCCTCGTTGAACAAGCTGCCTCTGTTTGCGACGCTCGAGATTCCAGAGGTGTGGCGTTACGACGATGAACGGGTCATCATCTTAAAACTGACAGGTGAGGGATATGAAGAGATGGAAGAGAGCACAGCATTACCAGGCGTAACCAGCGAAGCCTTGAGTCAGTTCGTCAAAGAAAACTCGCAGATGCAGCCAACCGTGTGGCGGCGTAATGTACGCGAGTGGGCACGGAAGAATTTGGTCAAAGCGTCGTAA
- a CDS encoding DUF2283 domain-containing protein, with the protein MSDFPQNTFKIPEVADTLPTRITYDPDGDILHVTFGQPTTATGYQLSDQLLLRVSPQSKTATGLTIFNYSIHTRTALELPLPGLEEVDEDKPTILQILHSPPVTHFLHVTEGSIGFTATLLHPSLQEAVAG; encoded by the coding sequence ATGAGCGACTTTCCTCAAAATACTTTCAAAATACCAGAAGTGGCGGATACTTTACCTACCCGTATTACGTATGACCCAGACGGAGATATTTTGCACGTCACTTTTGGGCAGCCAACAACAGCAACCGGCTATCAACTCTCTGATCAGCTCTTACTGCGCGTTTCACCACAATCAAAAACGGCGACTGGGCTCACCATTTTTAATTATTCGATTCATACGCGTACCGCACTTGAGTTGCCACTTCCAGGTCTTGAAGAGGTTGACGAGGACAAGCCTACGATTCTACAAATTCTTCATTCTCCTCCGGTCACTCATTTTCTCCATGTCACCGAAGGTTCAATAGGATTCACCGCCACGCTCCTTCATCCTTCGTTACAAGAAGCAGTCGCTGGGTAG